A genomic window from Nerophis ophidion isolate RoL-2023_Sa linkage group LG22, RoL_Noph_v1.0, whole genome shotgun sequence includes:
- the ndufa7 gene encoding NADH dehydrogenase [ubiquinone] 1 alpha subcomplex subunit 7, producing MASATKIIQRIRNFLSGRDLQSKLQLRYEEIAKRTQPPPELPVGPSHKFAGNYYFTRDGRRESTPPMVVMSSQKALAAGSQVVAAPTKRPVTPGSVYKELEISTDQPYL from the exons ATGGCGTCTGCTACTAAAATTATTCAAAGGATTCGGAATTTTCTATCAGGG CGTGACCTTCAGAGTAAGCTGCAACTGCGGTATGAAGAGATAGCGAAGAG GACGCAGCCCCCGCCTGAACTTCCCGTTGGGCCGAGCCACAAGTTTGCCGGCAACTACTATTTCACCAGAGACGGACGCCGAGAGTCCACACCGCCCATGGTTGTCATGTCCTCCCAAAAGGCGCTAGCTGCTGGCAG CCAAGTTGTGGCTGCACCAACAAAGCGTCCAGTGACTCCTGGAAGTGTGTACAAGGAGCTGGAGATCTCCACAGACCAGCCATACCTCTGA